One window of Alphaproteobacteria bacterium genomic DNA carries:
- the mutY gene encoding A/G-specific adenine glycosylase, whose product MHSPADFQQSLLTWYDQKGRSLPWRAKGHEKPNPYYVWISEIMLQQTTVATVISYFNRFTAKWPTVKQLAEASLDEVLHAWQGLGYYSRARNLHKCARQLCLEHKGIFPHTEKELMALPGIGPYTAAAISAIAFQESSVVVDGNIERVMSRLFEIKIPLPAAKKNIKEVAASLTPAERPGDYAQALMDLGAMVCTPRLPRCDLCPVHSFCKAYGHSPENYPYKAAKIPKPTRKTVFFWIQNDRGEVFLERRPPRDLLGGMMGFPSTSWATKGHDLQNPLDKVEILKEKLLSGIITHTFTHFHLVGEVSFIQANHTTLVGQWVRPERFHELALPTLMKKVVGLSEKDMLVLPYGECL is encoded by the coding sequence ATGCATAGCCCCGCCGATTTTCAGCAAAGTCTTTTAACCTGGTATGACCAGAAAGGCCGCAGCCTTCCCTGGCGAGCAAAGGGGCATGAAAAACCGAACCCCTATTATGTTTGGATTAGCGAAATTATGTTGCAGCAAACAACCGTTGCCACGGTTATATCTTACTTCAATCGATTTACAGCAAAGTGGCCCACGGTTAAGCAGTTGGCGGAGGCCTCTTTGGATGAGGTTTTGCACGCATGGCAAGGGCTGGGGTATTACTCTAGGGCCAGAAATCTGCACAAATGTGCCCGGCAACTATGTTTAGAACATAAGGGAATCTTTCCACACACAGAGAAAGAGTTAATGGCTTTACCAGGTATAGGGCCCTATACGGCTGCAGCCATTTCTGCCATTGCCTTTCAAGAATCTTCGGTTGTCGTAGATGGGAACATTGAACGGGTTATGAGTCGCCTTTTTGAAATTAAAATACCACTGCCTGCAGCTAAGAAAAATATTAAAGAGGTGGCAGCCAGTCTAACACCAGCGGAACGGCCGGGGGACTATGCCCAGGCCCTGATGGATTTGGGGGCTATGGTGTGCACGCCGCGGTTGCCTCGGTGTGATTTGTGCCCTGTCCACTCTTTTTGCAAGGCTTATGGGCATTCACCTGAGAATTATCCCTATAAGGCTGCAAAAATACCTAAGCCCACTCGTAAAACTGTTTTCTTTTGGATCCAGAATGATCGCGGAGAAGTGTTTTTAGAGCGTCGTCCTCCAAGGGATTTGCTGGGGGGAATGATGGGGTTTCCTTCAACTTCTTGGGCAACTAAGGGGCATGATTTACAGAACCCTTTAGATAAGGTTGAGATTCTGAAAGAAAAACTGCTGTCCGGCATTATCACCCATACTTTTACTCACTTTCATTTAGTGGGGGAGGTTAGCTTTATTCAGGCTAATCACACAACTCTTGTGGGGCAGTGGGTGAGACCAGAACGGTTTCACGAACTTGCCTTGCCCACCCTTATGAAGAAAGTGGTGGGATTGTCTGAAAAAGATATGCTAGTATTACCCTATGGAGAATGCTTATAA
- a CDS encoding DnaJ C-terminal domain-containing protein, which translates to MENAYKILGLSQGATDEDIKTAYRRMVKLYHPDLNPDNPEASDKFQEVTCAYEFLIHTHRTSEQPSAPPPKDYGFSTEELLKNIFRSSSASFYDKKQDLAYILKISFLEACYGVTKKIILTGTGDQNSLEISIPAGVEHNQKLRFPPRDDGVNGDIILTVQIADHPLFMREGLDIIFCYPLTVPEYIRGGSFNVPTLWGPVSFNIPPAAPLQNPLRLERCGIESEGTRGDQLIHLEVIYPKNSADLEAVLQKWEEKFPDNPREKLEKFFS; encoded by the coding sequence ATGGAGAATGCTTATAAAATTTTGGGCCTTTCCCAGGGGGCAACAGACGAAGATATTAAAACGGCTTATCGTCGAATGGTTAAGCTCTATCATCCTGATTTAAATCCAGACAATCCTGAAGCTTCAGACAAATTCCAAGAAGTAACCTGTGCTTATGAATTTTTGATCCACACACATCGGACCTCTGAACAACCATCTGCGCCGCCACCTAAAGATTATGGATTTAGCACGGAAGAATTGCTGAAGAATATTTTTAGAAGCTCTTCTGCTTCTTTCTATGATAAAAAACAGGACCTGGCCTATATTCTGAAAATCTCTTTCTTGGAAGCCTGCTATGGAGTGACAAAAAAAATTATCCTAACGGGTACCGGGGATCAAAACTCTTTAGAAATTTCTATTCCTGCTGGGGTTGAGCATAATCAAAAATTGCGGTTTCCCCCCAGAGATGATGGGGTTAATGGGGATATTATTCTGACAGTTCAAATTGCAGATCATCCGTTATTTATGCGGGAGGGATTGGATATTATTTTCTGCTATCCTTTGACTGTTCCTGAGTATATTCGGGGAGGATCTTTTAATGTGCCGACCTTGTGGGGCCCTGTTTCCTTTAATATTCCCCCAGCGGCGCCTTTACAAAACCCCTTAAGGCTAGAGCGGTGTGGAATTGAAAGTGAGGGAACCCGTGGGGATCAGCTGATCCATCTGGAGGTCATATACCCTAAAAATTCCGCGGACTTAGAGGCCGTTCTGCAAAAATGGGAAGAAAAATTTCCCGATAATCCCCGCGAAAAGTTGGAAAAGTTTTTTAGCTAA
- a CDS encoding tetratricopeptide repeat protein yields the protein MKFLKFAVFSTLLAYAHFSFAAHEEVASFPAVRKLALFEMIRDKAETQNLERAGFENITKNIGEILGEKDGPTFSLDKEESFAQVLFSFIRSRHYYSDVPNLVSLHFFQYDQSKLSDPDFLERMQVLFLVDKLVFHSILDKRFEEKWKNSFEFMAQDEALIDTLKQDVYTYGENLTNTTNTAEGLIEKHKLFFHRAFEMHSIFAPMINLETVRREFVYFNPALSKNVSISDWNGWKLQGGEELIDWPGKDFFEEIVDGKAVELKEGRKSFFSTVDRYSQKSYFLPLIDRGFSLEKGSNSITAEYMFKPFFGQEFPTVMKFSMTRIIPEWIKPFVFKDVSVAMLETAFLSRDLFFSAVSLAHQGRENPLEEELLIKLSTLRYVYPYYFTASNLFGRETAEEGRRVNKILGDSGNLDALYAYAVACFQGIGGDKNLIEARRCFKIGAEQGHVDSRDKYAGMCENSFGGVLNYEEARKHYKEMAKQGLNWGQYSYASMCHKGEGGDQNLEEARTYYKLAADEDNVDAQYVYAAMCEKGEGGPQALEEARKYYKVSADQGNEDAQYAYAIMCDQGHGGEEDLAEAKKYYELAANQGNHQARLSLAFMLGNGEGGVADLQEAFKHYEILANHDKPIGFVGCGDIFLQLGQRGKALRSYQRAGDLGKEKAKVLYKDMKRMVNQAAKKAEEDGRAGEKHPRDDDDSSDIDPPTDPLSEPKEGNV from the coding sequence ATGAAGTTTTTAAAATTTGCTGTTTTCAGCACTCTGTTAGCTTATGCTCACTTTTCTTTTGCAGCCCATGAAGAGGTTGCATCTTTCCCAGCAGTTAGAAAATTGGCCTTATTTGAAATGATTAGAGATAAGGCTGAAACACAAAACTTAGAGCGCGCAGGTTTTGAGAACATAACTAAAAATATAGGGGAAATTCTTGGGGAGAAGGATGGGCCAACTTTTTCTTTGGATAAAGAAGAAAGTTTTGCTCAGGTTTTATTTTCTTTTATTCGAAGCCGTCATTACTATAGTGATGTGCCCAATTTAGTTTCCTTGCATTTTTTTCAGTATGATCAATCTAAATTGTCAGATCCTGACTTTTTAGAACGGATGCAGGTTCTTTTTTTGGTAGATAAGCTGGTGTTCCATTCTATTTTAGATAAGAGATTTGAAGAAAAATGGAAAAACAGTTTTGAGTTCATGGCCCAAGATGAAGCATTGATTGATACCCTAAAGCAAGATGTCTATACGTATGGAGAGAATTTAACAAATACAACAAATACAGCTGAAGGACTTATAGAAAAACATAAACTGTTCTTTCATCGTGCATTTGAAATGCACAGTATTTTTGCGCCAATGATAAATTTAGAAACGGTTAGGAGAGAATTTGTCTATTTTAATCCAGCCTTATCAAAAAATGTATCTATCTCTGACTGGAATGGATGGAAATTGCAGGGGGGTGAAGAGTTAATAGATTGGCCGGGGAAAGATTTTTTTGAGGAGATTGTAGATGGCAAAGCTGTTGAATTAAAGGAAGGTAGAAAATCCTTTTTTTCTACGGTGGATCGGTATAGTCAAAAAAGTTATTTTTTGCCCCTTATAGACAGAGGTTTTTCTTTAGAGAAAGGCAGCAATAGCATTACCGCTGAATATATGTTTAAACCCTTTTTTGGTCAGGAGTTTCCTACGGTTATGAAATTCTCTATGACTAGGATAATTCCAGAATGGATTAAACCTTTTGTTTTCAAGGATGTTTCTGTAGCAATGTTAGAAACAGCATTTCTTTCGAGAGACTTATTCTTTAGCGCTGTTTCTTTAGCGCATCAAGGAAGAGAGAATCCTTTGGAAGAAGAGCTTCTGATAAAGCTTTCTACCTTAAGATACGTTTATCCTTATTATTTTACAGCTTCTAACCTCTTCGGTCGTGAAACAGCAGAAGAGGGAAGAAGAGTTAATAAAATTCTAGGAGATTCTGGCAATTTAGATGCCTTATATGCGTATGCAGTCGCCTGTTTTCAGGGAATAGGAGGAGATAAAAATCTAATTGAAGCGAGAAGGTGTTTCAAGATTGGTGCTGAACAAGGACATGTTGACTCTCGAGACAAATATGCAGGTATGTGTGAAAATAGTTTTGGGGGAGTTCTTAATTATGAAGAAGCTAGAAAACACTATAAAGAGATGGCTAAACAAGGTTTGAATTGGGGTCAATATTCTTATGCTTCTATGTGCCACAAGGGAGAAGGAGGAGATCAAAACTTAGAGGAAGCAAGAACATATTATAAGCTTGCCGCTGATGAAGACAATGTGGATGCACAATATGTTTATGCCGCTATGTGCGAAAAAGGAGAGGGTGGACCACAAGCTTTAGAAGAAGCTAGAAAGTATTACAAGGTGAGTGCAGATCAAGGCAATGAAGATGCACAATATGCTTATGCTATTATGTGTGATCAAGGGCATGGAGGAGAGGAAGACTTGGCCGAAGCTAAGAAATATTATGAACTTGCTGCAAATCAGGGCAATCATCAGGCGAGGCTTTCTCTTGCATTTATGTTGGGCAATGGAGAGGGAGGAGTTGCAGATTTACAAGAAGCATTTAAACATTATGAAATTTTAGCAAACCATGATAAGCCCATTGGTTTTGTGGGATGCGGAGATATTTTTTTGCAATTAGGACAACGGGGGAAGGCGCTTAGGTCTTATCAGAGGGCAGGAGATTTAGGAAAAGAAAAGGCTAAAGTGCTTTATAAAGATATGAAAAGGATGGTAAATCAAGCTGCAAAAAAAGCTGAAGAGGATGGGCGGGCTGGTGAAAAACATCCACGAGATGATGACGATTCTTCTGATATAGATCCGCCAACTGATCCATTATCAGAGCCCAAAGAAGGAAATGTTTAA
- a CDS encoding glycosyltransferase family 9 protein translates to MTPKKILIFVGEDLLGDALLKMPFVYGVRDLFPKAEIHWWAGYGKTAFKEMLAPLVDGIFADTKEHAFADLDWKSLLKGSTFKEHSFDLIIDTQRDLKNTLLLRKIPHKKFISSTQHYVFSDYSPGRGRKPSSEHLSDKLLFLIEPIKGEKTEPQFAKVPEDYKTPFKEYFSAHKTYVGLAPGAGQTIKQWPLENFIEVARELVAKNKVPVFILGPQEASWKELLKDVLPEALFPLQEYPEWLKSPLYTAGMSSYFEKSVANDSGTGHLLALGGKPLISLFGKTKAAKVHPLAEHLTILKSLDHGTLDVKDIPVSDVLRAVC, encoded by the coding sequence ATGACCCCTAAAAAAATTCTTATCTTTGTTGGGGAAGATCTTCTGGGCGATGCCCTTTTGAAAATGCCTTTTGTCTATGGGGTGCGCGATCTGTTTCCCAAGGCTGAAATTCATTGGTGGGCGGGTTATGGGAAGACGGCTTTTAAAGAGATGCTAGCCCCTCTGGTTGATGGTATTTTTGCAGACACAAAAGAACATGCTTTTGCCGACCTTGATTGGAAAAGCCTTTTGAAGGGATCTACTTTTAAAGAACATTCTTTTGATTTAATCATTGATACGCAACGGGATTTGAAAAATACGTTGCTTCTTAGAAAAATTCCCCATAAAAAGTTTATCTCATCAACCCAGCATTATGTTTTTTCTGACTACAGCCCAGGGCGGGGGCGTAAACCAAGCTCTGAGCATTTGTCAGACAAACTTTTATTTCTGATTGAGCCTATTAAGGGTGAAAAAACAGAACCCCAGTTTGCAAAAGTTCCTGAGGATTATAAAACGCCCTTTAAAGAGTATTTTTCTGCCCACAAGACCTATGTAGGGCTTGCGCCGGGGGCAGGGCAAACAATTAAACAGTGGCCCTTGGAAAACTTTATTGAAGTTGCCCGTGAGCTTGTTGCCAAAAACAAAGTTCCTGTTTTCATTCTGGGTCCTCAAGAAGCTTCTTGGAAAGAACTGTTAAAAGACGTGCTGCCCGAGGCCCTATTCCCCTTGCAAGAATATCCTGAATGGCTGAAGTCACCCCTTTATACCGCGGGAATGTCCAGCTATTTTGAAAAATCCGTTGCCAATGATTCGGGAACTGGTCATTTGTTGGCTTTGGGTGGAAAGCCCCTTATTTCCCTGTTCGGCAAAACCAAAGCGGCTAAGGTTCATCCTTTAGCTGAGCATCTTACTATTCTTAAATCCCTAGATCATGGCACTTTGGATGTGAAAGATATTCCTGTGTCCGATGTTTTAAGGGCCGTGTGTTGA
- a CDS encoding YebC/PmpR family DNA-binding transcriptional regulator: protein MAGHSQFKNIMHRKGAQDAKKAKIFTKLIRELTVASREGGQDPHSNPRLRAAVIAAREANMTRDTMDRAISRGAGNLEGENYEEIRYEGYGPGGAAVIIEALTDNRNRTAPEIRSAFTKSGGSLGETNSVSFQFQRVGLIEYPQSKVSAEDLFEKALEAGAEDVTQEGDLHQIYCDFNDLQTVRDALIAQLGDPTSAKLIWKPLNLVPVQDEDTAKSLLKLMDTLEDNDDVQRVFSNFDIPESILDKLA from the coding sequence ATGGCAGGACATTCGCAATTTAAAAACATTATGCACCGCAAAGGTGCCCAAGACGCCAAGAAGGCAAAGATTTTCACAAAACTGATTCGAGAATTAACCGTAGCCTCAAGAGAAGGTGGACAAGATCCCCACTCTAACCCTCGGCTGCGCGCCGCCGTTATTGCCGCTCGCGAAGCCAACATGACGCGCGACACCATGGATCGTGCCATTTCCCGAGGCGCCGGCAATTTAGAAGGCGAGAATTACGAAGAAATCCGCTATGAGGGTTATGGGCCCGGCGGCGCAGCTGTTATCATTGAAGCTTTGACCGATAACCGCAATCGCACAGCCCCAGAAATTCGGTCCGCCTTTACAAAATCTGGGGGAAGCCTGGGGGAAACGAACAGCGTTAGCTTTCAGTTCCAACGGGTTGGGCTTATTGAGTATCCTCAAAGCAAAGTTTCCGCCGAAGACCTCTTTGAAAAAGCACTTGAAGCCGGTGCGGAAGACGTAACTCAAGAGGGAGATCTTCACCAGATTTATTGTGACTTCAATGATCTGCAAACAGTCCGGGACGCTCTTATTGCTCAGTTGGGGGACCCCACCTCAGCTAAACTTATCTGGAAACCCCTGAATTTGGTACCTGTTCAAGACGAGGATACCGCCAAATCTTTGCTGAAATTGATGGATACTCTGGAAGACAACGATGACGTCCAGCGGGTCTTTTCAAATTTTGACATTCCCGAAAGCATTTTGGATAAGCTAGCGTAA
- a CDS encoding TIGR00282 family metallophosphoesterase, with translation MKLLFCGDVVGRTGREAILEHIPLLRNRLGLDYVIVNAENAAHGFGVTPAICKDMYAAGVDVITTGNHIWDQKDIVGHIDQDKNLLRPLNYPPKTPGNGFVVVQKDNAPALLVVNLMGRLFMDALDDPFAAMDALLRTYTLGKNVAAIFVDFHAEATSEKMAAGHYFDGRISGLVGTHTHVPTADCHILPKGTAYQTDAGMTGDYDSVVGMKKDVPIDRFVKKFSKERLSAADGPATLCGTFIETDDKTGKALKIIPIRVGGILPQIETL, from the coding sequence ATGAAACTGTTATTCTGTGGTGATGTTGTAGGCAGAACAGGCCGGGAAGCTATTCTTGAGCATATCCCCCTACTTAGGAACAGGCTAGGCCTAGATTATGTCATTGTAAATGCAGAAAATGCGGCCCATGGATTTGGGGTAACGCCTGCCATTTGTAAAGATATGTACGCAGCTGGGGTTGACGTTATTACCACAGGAAACCATATATGGGATCAAAAAGATATTGTTGGCCATATTGATCAAGATAAAAACCTTTTGCGCCCTTTGAACTACCCCCCTAAAACCCCAGGAAATGGCTTTGTTGTCGTTCAGAAAGACAATGCCCCTGCCCTTTTGGTTGTTAACTTAATGGGCCGCCTTTTTATGGATGCTCTTGATGATCCCTTTGCCGCCATGGATGCTTTGTTGCGCACCTATACGCTGGGCAAAAACGTTGCTGCAATTTTTGTCGACTTTCATGCGGAAGCCACCTCAGAAAAGATGGCAGCCGGACATTATTTTGATGGGCGCATCAGTGGCCTGGTGGGAACCCACACCCATGTGCCCACGGCAGACTGTCATATTTTACCCAAAGGAACCGCCTATCAAACAGATGCCGGTATGACGGGGGATTATGATTCGGTGGTTGGTATGAAAAAAGATGTCCCCATTGATCGTTTTGTTAAGAAATTCTCAAAAGAGCGCCTCTCTGCCGCTGATGGCCCTGCCACCCTGTGCGGTACATTTATTGAAACAGATGATAAAACGGGAAAAGCCCTAAAAATAATCCCCATTCGAGTAGGCGGCATACTTCCCCAAATAGAAACCTTGTGA
- a CDS encoding YdcH family protein: MSNELMIHRLEQKHDLLQQEISKVQNLALPNVSLLRELKVRKLQLKEELFKLLSK, translated from the coding sequence ATGTCAAACGAACTTATGATTCATCGACTTGAACAAAAACATGACCTTCTCCAACAAGAGATCAGCAAAGTGCAAAATCTAGCTTTGCCGAATGTAAGTTTGCTTAGAGAATTAAAAGTACGCAAACTACAACTCAAGGAGGAGCTTTTCAAACTCTTATCTAAATAG
- a CDS encoding methylated-DNA--[protein]-cysteine S-methyltransferase: MTKKLESISIETPLGNMVAIADHNGLHLLEFVDRKGIEREMAQFQARMGVPIGPGNLAVLQSISQELKLYFAGKLKMFQTPYHFGGTPFQKLVWGALENIPYGETKSYAQQAVDVGRPLACRAVANANSKNQLAILVPCQRIINSSGKLGGYAGGLTRKQWLLDHEKSYK, encoded by the coding sequence ATGACAAAAAAACTAGAATCCATTTCAATTGAAACGCCCTTGGGGAATATGGTTGCTATTGCTGATCATAACGGATTGCATCTGTTGGAGTTTGTCGATCGGAAAGGGATAGAGCGTGAAATGGCCCAATTTCAAGCCAGGATGGGCGTGCCTATTGGCCCGGGAAACTTAGCAGTTCTTCAGTCTATTTCTCAAGAACTAAAATTATATTTTGCGGGAAAACTGAAGATGTTTCAAACCCCCTATCATTTTGGGGGCACGCCCTTTCAGAAATTGGTTTGGGGGGCATTAGAGAATATTCCCTATGGTGAAACAAAAAGCTATGCTCAACAGGCGGTGGATGTGGGCAGACCCTTAGCCTGTCGGGCCGTTGCGAACGCCAATAGCAAGAACCAACTGGCCATTTTGGTGCCTTGTCAGCGGATCATTAACAGCAGTGGTAAATTAGGGGGATACGCTGGGGGGCTGACCCGCAAACAATGGCTGCTTGATCACGAGAAGTCTTATAAATGA
- a CDS encoding DNA-3-methyladenine glycosylase I: MKRCTWVGTNKPDYEEYHDKEWGVPVHDDQKLFEMLILEGAQAGLSWETILKRRAGYRSSFHNFDVKKVAQMTDEQLAVLMKDSGIIRNRLKIFSARKNARVFIEIQKEFGSFDAYVWAFVGGAPKINNPKTHQDISVRTKESDALSKDLKRRGMSFVGSTIMYAYMQAVGLVNDHVEG; encoded by the coding sequence ATGAAGCGCTGCACCTGGGTAGGTACCAACAAACCTGATTATGAAGAGTATCATGATAAAGAATGGGGTGTGCCCGTTCATGATGACCAGAAACTTTTTGAAATGTTGATTTTAGAAGGCGCCCAGGCGGGGCTAAGCTGGGAAACTATTCTGAAGCGACGGGCCGGTTATAGAAGTTCTTTTCATAACTTTGATGTGAAAAAAGTGGCCCAGATGACGGATGAGCAGTTGGCAGTTCTAATGAAGGATTCGGGAATTATTCGTAATCGGCTGAAGATTTTTTCAGCCCGCAAAAATGCTAGGGTTTTTATTGAAATTCAAAAAGAATTTGGGTCTTTTGATGCCTACGTTTGGGCCTTTGTGGGGGGTGCACCAAAAATAAATAATCCCAAAACTCACCAGGATATTTCTGTGCGGACCAAAGAGTCAGATGCTCTCTCAAAGGATCTGAAGAGGCGAGGTATGAGCTTTGTTGGATCAACGATTATGTATGCTTATATGCAGGCAGTGGGCTTGGTGAATGATCATGTGGAGGGGTGA
- a CDS encoding phosphatase PAP2 family protein: MTFIDTLQNFFLFFGHQPAYALVIILGSIFYKDKTFWHAFVLLFFTMIFSATLKNIFQIPLNPALGIEGYAFPSGHMQAAVAFYGWIFYTIKNRTVRILIPCILLGQGWAMIHAGFHSLTDELAGFTVSVMLILAYGYFKNRELLKKYPFAMGWILVGVAIPMLVFLRTDVMPTHVWGSFYGLIGFLLGWTLYGKKELLDDLNIRWKVIFSLLTIGFFVLVSTFVHEGFKSLSDELCQSYKLILGAFLPIGTWGFTRFLGKTY, encoded by the coding sequence ATGACATTCATAGACACCCTACAAAACTTTTTCCTTTTCTTTGGCCATCAACCGGCCTATGCCCTGGTCATTATTCTGGGGAGTATTTTTTACAAAGATAAAACCTTTTGGCATGCTTTTGTGCTGCTATTTTTCACTATGATTTTTTCGGCAACTCTTAAGAATATTTTTCAAATTCCCTTGAATCCTGCTTTAGGCATAGAAGGCTATGCCTTTCCCAGTGGGCATATGCAGGCAGCGGTAGCGTTTTATGGATGGATTTTTTATACCATCAAAAATAGAACTGTTCGAATTTTGATCCCTTGTATTCTGCTTGGGCAAGGGTGGGCCATGATTCATGCGGGATTTCATAGTTTGACTGACGAATTGGCGGGGTTTACCGTGTCGGTCATGCTAATTCTTGCGTATGGATATTTTAAAAACAGGGAGCTTCTGAAAAAATATCCCTTTGCGATGGGGTGGATTTTGGTGGGGGTTGCTATTCCCATGCTGGTTTTTCTAAGGACTGACGTGATGCCAACCCATGTCTGGGGTTCTTTTTATGGATTGATTGGGTTTTTGTTGGGGTGGACGCTTTATGGCAAAAAAGAGCTTTTAGATGATTTAAATATAAGATGGAAAGTGATTTTTAGTTTGTTAACGATTGGATTTTTTGTTCTGGTCTCGACCTTTGTGCATGAAGGTTTTAAGAGTTTGTCTGATGAATTATGCCAATCCTATAAGTTAATTTTGGGGGCCTTTTTGCCGATTGGAACATGGGGGTTTACAAGGTTTTTAGGGAAGACATACTAA